The proteins below come from a single Burkholderia humptydooensis genomic window:
- the queG gene encoding tRNA epoxyqueuosine(34) reductase QueG, with amino-acid sequence MDQIPELAVADARSSQDGRAAPSRLDGAELAELASRIKSWGRELGFGAIGISDTDLSDAEAGLAAWLEAGCHGEMDYMAKHGMKRARPAELVAGTRRVISARLAYLPAETLEDAPDSGAARRDWRAREAARVADPQAAVVSVYARGRDYHKVLRNRLQTLAERIEAEIGAFGHRVFTDSAPVLEVELAQKAGAGWRGKHTLLLQRDAGSFFFLGEIYVDVPLPTDAQTSPDAAPETPGAHCGSCTRCIGACPTGAIVAPYRVDARRCISYLTIELHGSIPEPLRPLIGNRVYGCDDCQLVCPWNKFAQAAPVADFDVRHGLDRASLVELFEWTAEQFGERMQGSAIRRIGYERWLRNLAVGLGNALRAAPGSIEPGARAAIVAALRARLGDPSVSALVREHVEWALRAA; translated from the coding sequence ATGGACCAAATTCCGGAACTCGCAGTCGCGGATGCGCGCTCCTCGCAGGACGGGCGCGCCGCGCCGTCTCGCCTCGACGGCGCCGAGCTCGCCGAGCTCGCGTCGCGCATCAAGTCCTGGGGGCGCGAATTGGGTTTCGGGGCGATCGGCATCAGCGATACCGATCTCTCGGATGCCGAAGCAGGGCTCGCCGCCTGGCTGGAAGCCGGATGCCACGGCGAGATGGATTATATGGCCAAACATGGGATGAAACGCGCGCGGCCGGCCGAACTTGTGGCCGGCACGCGACGCGTGATCTCCGCGCGGCTCGCGTATCTGCCCGCGGAAACGCTCGAAGACGCGCCCGATTCGGGGGCCGCGCGGCGCGACTGGCGCGCGCGCGAGGCGGCGCGCGTCGCCGATCCGCAGGCGGCCGTCGTGTCCGTCTACGCGCGCGGCCGCGATTATCACAAGGTATTGCGCAACCGCTTGCAGACGCTCGCCGAGCGGATCGAAGCCGAGATCGGCGCGTTCGGCCACCGCGTGTTCACCGATTCGGCGCCCGTGCTCGAGGTCGAGCTCGCGCAGAAGGCGGGCGCCGGCTGGCGCGGCAAGCACACGCTGCTGCTGCAGCGCGACGCAGGCTCGTTCTTCTTCCTCGGCGAGATTTACGTCGACGTGCCGCTGCCGACCGACGCGCAGACGTCGCCCGACGCCGCGCCCGAGACGCCCGGCGCGCATTGCGGCAGTTGCACGCGCTGCATCGGCGCATGCCCGACGGGCGCGATCGTCGCGCCGTACCGCGTCGACGCGCGGCGCTGCATCTCGTATCTGACGATCGAATTGCACGGCAGCATCCCCGAGCCGCTGCGGCCGCTCATCGGCAATCGCGTGTACGGCTGCGACGACTGCCAGCTCGTCTGCCCGTGGAACAAGTTTGCGCAGGCGGCGCCCGTCGCCGATTTCGACGTGCGGCACGGGCTCGATCGCGCGTCGCTCGTCGAGCTGTTCGAATGGACTGCCGAGCAATTCGGCGAGCGGATGCAAGGCAGCGCGATTCGCCGGATCGGCTACGAGCGCTGGCTGCGCAATCTCGCGGTCGGCCTCGGCAACGCGCTGCGCGCCGCGCCCGGCAGCATCGAGCCCGGCGCGCGCGCGGCGATCGTTGCGGCGCTGCGCGCGCGTTTGGGCGACCCGTCCGTGTCCGCGCTCGTGCGCGAGCACGTCGAATGGGCGCTGCGCGCCGCGTGA
- the xerD gene encoding site-specific tyrosine recombinase XerD, whose translation MARAVRIPATDPAGGDAGRALAPSADRPADESAASPAWLDSRTSIDLFCDAMWLEHGLSRNTLDAYRRDLQLFAQWLAARHAASLDRAERPMLEGYIAARSDGKATSSNRRLSVFRRYYGWAVREHRTAVDPTLRIASAKQAPRFPSTLSEAQVEALLAAPDVDTPLGLRDRTMLELMYASGLRVSELVTLKTVEVGLNEGVVRVTGKGSKERLVPFGEVAHGWIERYLRGARPALLGARAADALFVTARGDGMTRQQFWNIIKRHAQQADVRVHLSPHTLRHAFATHLLNHGADLRVVQLLLGHSDISTTQIYTHVARERLKMLHAANHPRG comes from the coding sequence ATGGCGCGCGCAGTACGCATTCCCGCAACCGACCCGGCGGGCGGCGACGCCGGCCGCGCGCTCGCGCCGTCGGCCGACCGTCCGGCCGACGAGTCGGCCGCGTCGCCCGCGTGGCTCGACAGCCGCACGTCGATCGATCTGTTCTGCGATGCGATGTGGCTCGAGCACGGGCTGTCGCGCAACACGCTGGACGCGTATCGGCGCGACCTGCAATTGTTCGCGCAGTGGCTCGCCGCGCGGCACGCGGCGAGTCTCGATCGTGCCGAAAGGCCGATGCTCGAGGGCTACATCGCCGCACGCAGCGACGGCAAGGCGACGTCGTCGAATCGCCGGCTGTCGGTGTTTCGCCGCTACTACGGCTGGGCGGTGCGCGAGCACCGCACGGCCGTCGATCCGACGCTCAGGATCGCATCGGCGAAACAGGCGCCGCGGTTTCCGTCGACGCTGTCCGAGGCGCAGGTCGAGGCGCTCCTCGCCGCACCCGACGTCGACACGCCGCTCGGCCTGCGCGACCGCACGATGCTCGAACTGATGTATGCGAGCGGGCTGCGCGTGAGCGAGCTCGTCACGCTGAAGACGGTCGAGGTCGGATTGAACGAAGGCGTGGTGCGCGTGACGGGCAAGGGCTCGAAAGAGCGGCTCGTGCCGTTCGGAGAAGTCGCGCACGGCTGGATCGAGCGCTATCTGCGCGGCGCGCGGCCTGCGCTCCTCGGTGCACGCGCGGCGGACGCGCTGTTCGTCACAGCGCGCGGCGACGGCATGACGCGCCAACAGTTCTGGAACATCATCAAGCGCCATGCGCAGCAGGCGGACGTTCGCGTGCATCTGTCCCCGCACACGCTGCGGCACGCGTTCGCGACGCACCTGCTGAATCACGGCGCGGATTTGCGGGTCGTGCAACTGCTGCTCGGCCATAGCGATATCTCGACGACGCAGATCTACACGCACGTTGCCCGCGAGCGGTTGAAGATGCTGCATGCGGCGAATCATCCGCGCGGGTGA
- the ybaK gene encoding Cys-tRNA(Pro) deacylase, which yields MSKSKHVSETPATQFLRRHGVAFGEHVYEYVDHGGTSESARQLGADEHAVVKTLVMEDEHAKPLIILMHGDRTVSTKNLARQIGAKRVEPCKPEVANRHSGYLVGGTSPFGTKKAMPVYVESTILDLPSIYLNGGRRGYLVSLAPAVLTALLNARPVQCASVD from the coding sequence ATGAGCAAATCCAAACACGTTTCCGAAACGCCCGCGACGCAGTTCCTGCGCCGCCACGGCGTTGCATTCGGCGAGCACGTCTACGAATACGTCGACCACGGCGGCACGTCCGAATCGGCGCGGCAACTGGGCGCCGACGAGCACGCGGTCGTGAAGACGCTCGTGATGGAAGACGAGCACGCGAAGCCGCTCATCATCCTGATGCACGGCGACCGCACGGTGTCGACGAAGAACCTTGCGCGGCAGATCGGCGCGAAGCGCGTCGAGCCGTGCAAGCCGGAGGTTGCGAACCGGCATTCGGGCTACCTCGTCGGCGGCACGTCGCCGTTCGGCACGAAGAAGGCGATGCCCGTCTATGTCGAATCGACGATCCTCGATCTGCCGTCGATCTACCTGAACGGCGGCCGGCGCGGCTATCTGGTGAGCCTCGCGCCGGCGGTGCTGACGGCGCTGCTGAACGCGCGGCCGGTGCAGTGCGCGAGCGTCGACTGA
- a CDS encoding pirin family protein — MTDSIKAILKPHVRDIGNLTVRRTLPALAERTVGPFIFFDHMGPAVQPAGVGLDVRPHPHIGLATVTYLFDGAIMHRDSLGSVQKIVPGDVNWMTAGRGIVHSERTPDDARASGQTVHGIQTWVALPRADEAREPSFEHHAAATLPKLERDGVALTVIAGDAFGVRSPVTTFSRTLYAAAVFTAGAALALDADHEERAVYLVDGDLTIDGAPLEAARMAVLAPGAQVALASARGARAMLLGGDKLDGERFIEWNFVASARDAIERAKRAWAAQQMGRVPGETDWIPFPERRAH, encoded by the coding sequence ATGACCGACTCGATCAAAGCCATCCTGAAGCCGCACGTGCGCGACATCGGCAACCTGACCGTGCGCCGCACGCTGCCCGCGCTCGCCGAGCGCACCGTCGGCCCGTTCATCTTCTTCGATCACATGGGCCCCGCCGTGCAGCCGGCGGGCGTGGGCCTCGACGTGCGTCCGCATCCGCACATCGGCCTCGCGACCGTCACCTATCTGTTCGACGGCGCGATCATGCACCGCGACAGCCTCGGCTCGGTGCAGAAGATCGTGCCGGGCGACGTCAACTGGATGACGGCCGGACGCGGGATCGTCCATTCGGAGCGCACGCCGGACGACGCGCGCGCGAGCGGGCAGACCGTGCACGGCATCCAGACCTGGGTCGCGCTGCCGCGCGCGGACGAGGCGCGCGAGCCGTCGTTCGAGCACCACGCGGCCGCGACGCTGCCGAAGCTCGAGCGCGACGGCGTCGCGCTGACGGTGATCGCGGGCGACGCGTTCGGCGTGCGCTCGCCCGTCACGACGTTCTCGCGCACGCTGTACGCCGCCGCCGTGTTCACGGCGGGCGCCGCGCTCGCGCTCGACGCCGATCACGAAGAGCGCGCGGTCTATCTCGTCGACGGCGACCTGACGATCGACGGCGCGCCGCTCGAGGCCGCGCGGATGGCGGTGCTCGCGCCGGGCGCGCAGGTCGCGCTCGCGAGCGCGCGCGGCGCGCGCGCGATGCTGCTCGGCGGCGACAAGCTCGACGGCGAACGCTTCATCGAATGGAATTTCGTCGCGAGCGCGCGCGACGCGATCGAGCGCGCGAAGCGCGCCTGGGCGGCGCAGCAGATGGGGAGGGTACCCGGCGAAACCGACTGGATTCCGTTTCCGGAGCGCCGCGCGCATTGA
- a CDS encoding O-acetylserine/cysteine exporter translates to MAPKDLLLALVVILAWGVNFVVIKVGLHGVPPMLLGGLRFLLAAVPAVFFVRRPQIPWRLLALYGSTILLGQFVFLFSAMYVGMPAGLASLVLQAQAFFTLFFAMLVLGERLRARNLAGLAIAAAGLVAIAVQGGRGMTLAGFLLTIGAAALWALGNVVTKKVGKVDLVSLVVWASLVPPVPFFTLSYWFEGPRRIEAALTSLSGASIFAIVYLAFVATLLGYGLWSRLLSRYPAGQVAPFSLLVPIVGLASSALLLGERLTPAQLAGAALVMAGLAVNVFGDRVARRFFAAAS, encoded by the coding sequence ATGGCCCCGAAAGACCTGTTGCTGGCGCTGGTGGTGATCCTGGCGTGGGGCGTGAACTTCGTCGTGATCAAGGTCGGGCTGCACGGCGTGCCGCCGATGCTGCTCGGCGGGCTGCGCTTCCTGCTCGCGGCGGTGCCCGCGGTGTTCTTCGTGCGCCGCCCGCAGATTCCGTGGCGGCTGCTCGCGCTGTACGGCTCGACGATCCTGCTCGGCCAGTTCGTGTTCCTCTTTTCCGCGATGTATGTCGGCATGCCGGCCGGGCTCGCGTCGCTCGTGCTGCAGGCGCAGGCGTTCTTCACGCTCTTCTTCGCGATGCTCGTGCTCGGCGAGCGACTGCGCGCGCGCAATCTCGCGGGCCTCGCGATCGCCGCGGCCGGCCTTGTCGCGATCGCCGTGCAGGGCGGCCGCGGCATGACGCTCGCGGGCTTTCTGCTGACGATCGGCGCGGCGGCGCTCTGGGCGCTCGGCAACGTCGTGACGAAGAAGGTCGGCAAGGTCGATCTCGTGTCGCTCGTCGTGTGGGCGAGCCTCGTGCCCCCGGTGCCGTTCTTCACGCTGTCGTACTGGTTCGAGGGGCCGCGGCGGATCGAGGCCGCGCTGACGTCGCTCTCGGGCGCGTCGATCTTCGCCATCGTCTATCTCGCGTTCGTCGCGACGCTGCTCGGTTACGGGCTGTGGAGCCGGCTGCTGTCGCGCTATCCGGCCGGGCAGGTCGCGCCGTTCTCGCTGCTCGTGCCGATCGTCGGCCTGGCGTCCTCGGCGCTGCTGCTCGGCGAGCGGCTGACGCCCGCGCAGCTCGCGGGCGCCGCGCTCGTGATGGCGGGGCTCGCGGTCAACGTGTTCGGCGATCGCGTCGCGCGGCGGTTTTTCGCGGCCGCGTCGTGA
- a CDS encoding methylated-DNA--[protein]-cysteine S-methyltransferase: MFNAVIDAPFGKVGIRTDASVVREIVYLPDSMKSVAPDTALAKRVARQIERYFERASARFDLPLAEVGTPFQHRVWSAISAIPPGIVLTYGQVAKQIGSAPRAVGQACGANYFPLVIPCHRVVASGGIGGFANHDDEGYFLKVKRWLLAHEGVRY, translated from the coding sequence ATGTTCAACGCAGTAATCGATGCGCCGTTCGGCAAGGTCGGCATCCGCACCGACGCGTCGGTCGTGCGAGAGATCGTCTATCTGCCTGATTCGATGAAGAGCGTCGCGCCGGACACGGCGCTCGCGAAGCGGGTGGCGCGTCAGATCGAGCGCTATTTCGAGCGCGCATCCGCGCGTTTCGACCTGCCGCTCGCCGAAGTCGGCACGCCGTTCCAGCATCGGGTGTGGAGCGCGATCAGCGCGATTCCGCCCGGCATCGTGCTGACCTACGGGCAGGTCGCCAAGCAGATCGGCAGCGCGCCGCGCGCGGTCGGCCAGGCCTGCGGGGCGAACTATTTTCCGCTCGTGATTCCGTGCCACCGCGTCGTCGCGTCGGGCGGGATCGGCGGATTCGCGAACCACGACGACGAAGGCTACTTCCTGAAGGTCAAGCGCTGGCTGCTTGCGCACGAGGGCGTGCGGTACTGA
- a CDS encoding YajQ family cyclic di-GMP-binding protein, whose product MPSFDVVSEANMIEVKNAVEQSNKEISTRFDFKGSDARVEQKERELTLYADDDFKLGQVKDVLIGKMAKRNVDVRFLDYGKIEKIGGDKVKQIVTIKKGVSGDLAKKVVRIVKDSKIKVQASIQGDAVRVSGAKRDDLQSVIALLRKEVTDTPLDFNNFRD is encoded by the coding sequence ATGCCATCGTTCGACGTCGTTTCCGAAGCGAACATGATTGAAGTGAAAAACGCAGTCGAGCAATCGAACAAGGAAATTTCGACCCGCTTCGACTTCAAGGGCTCCGACGCGCGCGTCGAGCAGAAGGAGCGCGAGCTCACCCTCTACGCCGACGACGACTTCAAGCTCGGCCAGGTCAAGGACGTGCTGATCGGCAAGATGGCGAAGCGCAACGTCGACGTGCGCTTCCTCGACTACGGCAAGATCGAGAAGATCGGCGGCGACAAGGTCAAGCAGATCGTGACGATCAAGAAAGGCGTGTCGGGCGACCTCGCGAAGAAGGTCGTGCGCATCGTGAAGGACAGCAAGATCAAGGTGCAGGCGAGCATCCAGGGCGACGCGGTGCGCGTGTCCGGCGCGAAGCGCGACGATCTGCAAAGCGTGATCGCGCTGCTGCGCAAGGAAGTGACCGATACGCCGCTCGACTTCAACAACTTCCGCGACTGA
- the plsY gene encoding glycerol-3-phosphate 1-O-acyltransferase PlsY — MQILLATVAAYLIGSVSFAVVVSAAMGLDDPRSYGSRNPGATNVLRSGNKKAAILTLVGDAFKGWLAVWLVRRFGIGGEIGVALAAIAVFLGHLYPVFFRFQGGKGVATAAGVLLAVHPALGLATALTWLIIAFFFRYSSLAALVAAVFAPVFDVFLFGTRNNPVAWAVLAMSVLLIWRHRSNISKLLAGEESRIGRKKTGA, encoded by the coding sequence ATGCAGATCCTGCTCGCTACCGTCGCCGCCTATCTGATCGGATCGGTGTCGTTTGCCGTCGTCGTCAGCGCCGCGATGGGGCTCGACGACCCCCGCTCGTACGGCTCGAGGAATCCCGGCGCGACCAACGTGCTGCGCAGCGGCAACAAGAAGGCGGCGATCCTCACGCTCGTCGGCGATGCATTCAAGGGCTGGCTCGCGGTCTGGCTCGTCAGGCGCTTCGGCATCGGCGGCGAGATCGGCGTCGCGCTCGCGGCGATCGCCGTATTCCTCGGCCACCTGTATCCGGTGTTCTTCCGCTTCCAGGGCGGCAAGGGCGTCGCGACCGCGGCGGGCGTGCTGCTAGCCGTGCATCCGGCGCTCGGCCTCGCGACCGCGCTCACGTGGCTCATCATCGCGTTCTTCTTCCGCTATTCGTCGCTTGCGGCACTGGTCGCGGCCGTGTTCGCGCCGGTTTTCGACGTGTTCCTGTTCGGCACGCGCAACAATCCGGTCGCGTGGGCCGTGCTCGCGATGAGCGTGCTGCTGATCTGGCGGCATCGGTCGAACATCTCGAAGCTGCTCGCCGGCGAGGAAAGCCGGATCGGGCGAAAGAAAACGGGCGCGTGA
- a CDS encoding class I adenylate-forming enzyme family protein, translating into MTIEFSTGAAIDVDALIGALPSRIAALPARVAERTPDHVALIEDARRLTYAQLARAIDAAADRLRGLGVQGGDRVMIVAENSIAQIVLLFAATRLDAWAIVSNARLSAAELDAIAAHAQPRLIAFVTGTSPDAHAHAERRGAQPAAPFELDIGAWSYTIDARPRAEPVEADGARQCAALVYTTGTTGTPKGVMLSHRNLLFVAAVSSALRRVAPADIVYAVLPVSHVYGLASVCLGSLYAGATLRLAPRFSPQALRRALVDERVTIFQGVPAMHAKLLEHLRTHGHAWHAPHLRFAYSGGSPLDADLKARIERVYGLPLHNGYGMTESSPTIAQTPIDAPRADCSVGVPIPGVAVRFCAANGADVAPGEVGELWVRGPNVMLGYYRNPEGTRAAVTADGWLKTGDLARAGADGAVTIVGRSKELIIRSGFNVYPSEVEQALNAHPDVVQSAVIGRAVEGDEEVIAFVELAPNAAATEGDLKEWCADRLAPYKRPAQIRALDALPAASTGKVLKHRLREMR; encoded by the coding sequence ATGACCATCGAGTTTTCCACCGGCGCGGCGATCGACGTCGATGCGCTGATCGGCGCATTGCCGTCGCGAATCGCGGCGCTGCCCGCGCGCGTCGCCGAGCGCACGCCCGATCACGTCGCACTGATCGAGGACGCCCGTCGGCTCACGTATGCGCAGCTCGCGCGCGCAATCGACGCGGCGGCGGACCGGCTGCGCGGCCTCGGCGTGCAAGGCGGCGACCGCGTGATGATCGTCGCGGAGAACAGCATCGCGCAGATCGTGCTGCTGTTCGCGGCGACACGACTCGACGCGTGGGCGATCGTGTCGAACGCGCGCCTCTCGGCGGCCGAGCTCGACGCGATCGCCGCGCATGCGCAGCCGCGCCTGATCGCGTTCGTCACCGGCACGTCGCCCGATGCGCACGCCCACGCCGAGCGACGCGGCGCGCAGCCGGCCGCGCCGTTCGAGCTCGACATCGGCGCGTGGTCGTACACGATCGATGCACGCCCGCGCGCGGAGCCGGTCGAGGCGGACGGCGCACGCCAGTGCGCGGCGCTCGTCTATACGACGGGCACGACCGGCACGCCGAAGGGGGTGATGCTGTCGCACCGCAATCTGCTGTTCGTCGCCGCGGTGTCGAGCGCACTGCGGCGCGTCGCGCCCGCCGACATCGTCTACGCGGTGCTGCCCGTGTCGCACGTGTACGGGCTCGCGTCGGTCTGCCTCGGCAGCCTCTACGCGGGTGCGACGCTCAGGCTCGCGCCCCGCTTCTCGCCGCAGGCGCTGCGCCGCGCGCTCGTCGACGAGCGCGTGACGATCTTCCAGGGCGTGCCCGCCATGCACGCGAAACTGCTCGAGCATCTGCGCACGCACGGGCATGCGTGGCACGCACCGCACCTGCGCTTCGCGTACTCGGGCGGCTCGCCGCTCGACGCCGATCTGAAGGCGCGCATCGAACGCGTCTACGGCCTGCCACTGCACAACGGCTACGGAATGACCGAGAGCAGCCCGACGATCGCACAAACGCCGATCGACGCGCCGCGCGCCGATTGCTCGGTCGGCGTGCCGATCCCGGGCGTCGCCGTGCGCTTCTGCGCGGCGAACGGAGCCGATGTCGCGCCGGGCGAAGTCGGCGAGCTGTGGGTGCGCGGGCCGAACGTGATGCTCGGCTACTACCGCAATCCGGAGGGCACGCGCGCGGCGGTCACGGCGGACGGCTGGCTGAAGACGGGCGACCTCGCACGCGCCGGCGCCGACGGCGCGGTGACGATTGTCGGCCGCAGCAAGGAACTCATCATCCGTTCGGGCTTCAACGTCTATCCGTCCGAAGTCGAGCAGGCGCTGAACGCACATCCGGACGTCGTGCAGTCCGCGGTGATCGGACGCGCGGTCGAAGGCGACGAGGAAGTGATCGCGTTCGTCGAGCTCGCGCCGAACGCGGCCGCAACCGAAGGCGATCTGAAGGAATGGTGCGCGGACAGGCTCGCGCCGTACAAGCGCCCCGCGCAAATCCGCGCGCTCGACGCGCTGCCTGCCGCGTCGACGGGCAAGGTGCTCAAGCACCGGTTGCGCGAGATGCGATGA
- a CDS encoding bifunctional tRNA (adenosine(37)-N6)-threonylcarbamoyltransferase complex ATPase subunit type 1 TsaE/phosphotransferase, with translation MPEQPSHAHAAPPLPAPLAEHTLALADEAATIAFAERFAHALDAVRGERAAAHAFGGLQIQLYGDLGAGKTTLVRAMLRGLGHAGRVKSPTYTLVEPYALARSDGELEVYHFDLYRFSDPAEWADAGFREYFNSGAICVVEWPQRAGALLGVPDLVFSLDVDGEGRLLTARAYSASGKACLERC, from the coding sequence ATGCCCGAGCAGCCTAGCCACGCGCATGCCGCGCCCCCCCTGCCCGCTCCGCTCGCCGAGCACACGCTCGCGCTCGCCGACGAAGCGGCGACGATCGCGTTCGCCGAACGCTTCGCGCACGCGCTCGACGCGGTGCGCGGCGAACGCGCCGCCGCGCATGCGTTCGGCGGCCTGCAGATCCAGCTATACGGCGATCTCGGCGCGGGCAAGACGACGCTCGTGCGCGCGATGCTGCGCGGCCTCGGCCACGCGGGCCGCGTGAAGAGCCCGACCTACACGCTCGTCGAGCCGTATGCGCTCGCGCGTTCCGATGGGGAACTCGAGGTCTATCACTTCGATCTGTACCGTTTTAGCGATCCGGCCGAATGGGCCGACGCAGGCTTTCGCGAGTATTTCAATTCCGGCGCGATCTGCGTCGTCGAATGGCCGCAACGGGCGGGCGCGCTCCTTGGCGTGCCGGATCTCGTGTTCTCGCTCGACGTGGACGGCGAAGGCCGCCTCCTCACCGCCCGGGCGTACAGCGCATCAGGAAAGGCATGTCTCGAAAGATGTTGA
- a CDS encoding N-acetylmuramoyl-L-alanine amidase, with protein MSRKMLIKPFRSIESAATAIHNWRRRQILRAGASTLVLGLALPRLAHASSVLGVRVWPARDYTRVTIESDQPLQNTQQLLQGPDRLVVDLNGLELDQALRDLVSKIAPNDPQIQSVRVGQYQPHVVRMVFDLKGSVKPQVFTLPPVGTYKYRLVFDLYPAVAPDPLSDLIAQTERKEQQLNDTLRAQQAQPPTAALNGPTAAPPAAADNSDAFFQRFAQNNPPAAHSTRPAPASPANPPVAQATPPAAPPRPAVKPPPVIARRNDDDDSGDADTYAFTAPKSGRGTVRLLTVAIDPGHGGEDPGAIGGGGTYEKHIALDIAKKLRAKIDAAPNMRAMMTRDADFFVPLNVRVQKARRVGADLFVSIHADAFTTPSARGSSVFALSDHGASSAAARWLANKENSSDLIGGINIKTQDVAVNRALFDMSTTAQIRDSLRYGNYVLREVGGINKLHKGSVEQAGFAVLKAPDIPSILVETAFISNPDEERRLNDDAYRDQMADAILRGIKRYFAANPPLAKSRMT; from the coding sequence ATGTCTCGAAAGATGTTGATCAAACCGTTCCGCTCGATCGAATCGGCGGCCACCGCGATCCATAACTGGCGACGCCGGCAGATCCTGCGCGCCGGCGCGTCGACGCTCGTGCTCGGGCTCGCGCTGCCGCGCCTCGCGCACGCGAGCTCGGTGCTCGGCGTGCGCGTGTGGCCCGCGCGCGACTACACGCGCGTGACGATCGAATCGGACCAGCCGCTGCAGAACACCCAGCAGTTGCTGCAGGGTCCGGACCGGCTCGTCGTCGACCTGAACGGCCTCGAGCTCGACCAGGCGCTGCGCGACCTCGTATCGAAGATCGCGCCGAACGATCCGCAGATCCAGTCGGTGCGGGTCGGCCAGTATCAGCCGCACGTCGTGCGGATGGTATTCGACCTGAAGGGCTCGGTGAAGCCGCAGGTGTTCACGCTGCCGCCCGTCGGCACCTACAAGTACCGGCTCGTGTTCGACCTGTATCCGGCCGTCGCGCCCGATCCGCTGTCCGACCTGATCGCGCAGACGGAGCGCAAGGAACAGCAGTTGAACGATACGCTGCGCGCGCAGCAGGCGCAGCCGCCGACGGCCGCGCTCAACGGCCCGACCGCCGCGCCGCCCGCCGCGGCCGACAACAGCGATGCGTTCTTCCAGCGCTTCGCGCAGAACAACCCGCCGGCCGCGCACTCGACGCGGCCAGCGCCCGCCTCACCCGCCAATCCGCCCGTCGCTCAGGCGACGCCGCCCGCCGCGCCGCCGCGGCCCGCGGTCAAGCCGCCGCCCGTCATCGCGCGCAGGAACGACGACGACGATTCGGGCGACGCCGACACCTACGCGTTCACCGCGCCGAAATCGGGCCGCGGCACCGTGCGCCTCTTGACGGTCGCGATCGACCCGGGCCACGGCGGCGAGGACCCGGGCGCGATCGGCGGCGGCGGCACGTACGAGAAGCACATCGCGCTCGACATCGCGAAGAAGCTGCGCGCGAAGATCGACGCCGCGCCGAACATGCGCGCGATGATGACGCGCGACGCCGATTTCTTCGTGCCGCTGAACGTGCGCGTGCAGAAGGCGCGGCGCGTCGGCGCGGATCTGTTCGTGTCGATCCACGCGGACGCGTTCACGACGCCGTCGGCTCGCGGCTCGTCGGTGTTCGCGCTGTCGGACCACGGCGCGTCGAGCGCGGCCGCGCGCTGGCTCGCGAACAAGGAGAACTCGTCGGACCTGATCGGCGGGATCAACATCAAGACGCAGGACGTCGCGGTGAATCGCGCGCTCTTCGACATGTCGACGACCGCGCAGATCCGCGATTCGCTGCGCTACGGCAACTACGTGCTGCGCGAAGTCGGCGGCATCAACAAGCTGCACAAGGGCTCGGTCGAGCAGGCGGGGTTCGCGGTGCTGAAGGCGCCCGACATTCCGTCGATCCTCGTCGAGACCGCGTTCATCAGCAATCCGGACGAAGAGCGCCGGCTGAACGACGACGCGTATCGCGACCAGATGGCCGATGCGATCTTGCGCGGGATCAAGCGCTATTTCGCGGCGAATCCGCCGCTCGCGAAGAGCCGGATGACGTAA